From Spirosoma agri, one genomic window encodes:
- a CDS encoding TonB-dependent receptor domain-containing protein yields MKNFFMLAVLCLFTVAAYAQNPTAPSRFTLQGKAVDTAAAPLASSTVMLLSPKDSSLVNFTRADEKGAFTFKNIKAGSYVLKISFVGYIPYNQVIKSGSDAVIDLGALKLKPITRELMEVVVRTAKAPLTIKGDTIEYNASSFKVPPGSTVEDLLRKLPGVQVDQDGNIRAQGQEVKRVTVDGKNFFGNDPKQATKNLQAESISKVQVFNDKTDQAKLTGVDDGKKEKTVNLELKEEFKKGGFGKVTASAGPASNDIPLRGEIKGSYNKFNAKNQFSLVGLGNNTNQQGLSYNDYQDFRGSNAYNGNQNADFGFSGGNFFYFSDSGDEGLGIPVSGRQGTGFSNNAAGGINYNYDTKKKKFSSSYYYNQTRLELDAIRNQTYYLPQGQYQINETSNQLNFNGNHRVSLRYENELDSVNTLVFINNSRLGNGNAGLNRIQDLDRNNGITTQNTTRNSSTQRQVGSSSSLIYRLKMKKKGRSFAASTTYEINTNDANLKLDATNQFSQPTSVNETLRIIRQDQGTNSHRSEYKASLQFVEPFAKKFFWETFYNFSLRYDEVDRDVIDRSENNSDRVRNDSLSLYYKNNYVYNRLGSSIRYTNKGLNISGGVAVQRFTLNGEFAPDQSATSFRQINRVFTTVIPNVSLNYDLKNNRYLYGGYNVSVQIPTSRDLQPVTNNSNPLFINRGNPNLLPQLGHNINIGYNYFNPGSFINLYVGVNGTQYVNQIVYSRNTDPQTLITEIMPENQSGGRMVGSYVGFGFPLKKTKATLDLNANLNFNTNPAKINGITNETRGQNYGFGTRLSLTPVDWLTFYGNANIGISNTRYSISSGQDQVFINNNFGGDLTVKLPHDFYINSTLNYRVSKNDLLNFDQRIPILNASIYHILGKAKRAEIRLSSVDLLNRNIAITANASQNYAQYERIQTLARYFMLGFTYNMRGVTAKMRRDGF; encoded by the coding sequence ATGAAAAACTTCTTCATGCTGGCCGTGCTATGCCTGTTCACGGTGGCTGCGTATGCCCAAAACCCAACGGCACCATCGCGCTTTACGCTACAAGGCAAAGCTGTTGATACGGCTGCCGCTCCACTCGCTTCGTCAACCGTGATGTTGTTGAGCCCCAAAGATTCATCGCTGGTCAATTTTACGCGAGCGGACGAAAAAGGGGCATTCACCTTCAAGAATATCAAAGCCGGCAGTTACGTTCTGAAAATCTCATTCGTTGGCTATATTCCTTATAATCAGGTAATCAAGTCAGGTAGCGACGCTGTTATTGATCTGGGTGCGCTGAAACTGAAACCAATCACCAGAGAACTGATGGAAGTCGTTGTCAGAACGGCAAAGGCTCCCCTTACGATCAAGGGCGATACCATTGAATACAACGCCAGTTCGTTCAAGGTGCCGCCCGGCTCGACGGTCGAGGATCTGCTACGGAAGCTACCAGGAGTTCAGGTCGATCAGGATGGTAACATTCGGGCGCAGGGGCAGGAAGTGAAGCGGGTAACGGTCGATGGGAAGAACTTTTTCGGCAATGATCCCAAGCAGGCAACCAAGAACCTTCAGGCCGAATCCATATCGAAAGTGCAGGTCTTCAACGACAAGACGGATCAGGCCAAGCTGACGGGCGTCGATGACGGGAAAAAAGAAAAAACGGTAAACCTAGAGCTGAAAGAAGAATTCAAAAAAGGGGGTTTTGGTAAAGTAACGGCCAGTGCGGGACCCGCTTCCAATGACATTCCGTTGCGGGGAGAAATCAAGGGTAGCTACAACAAGTTCAACGCGAAGAACCAGTTTTCGCTGGTTGGGCTGGGTAATAACACCAACCAGCAGGGCTTGTCGTACAACGATTACCAGGATTTTCGGGGGAGTAACGCGTACAACGGGAATCAGAACGCGGATTTTGGTTTCAGCGGGGGCAACTTCTTCTATTTTTCCGACAGTGGCGACGAAGGATTGGGCATTCCCGTCAGCGGTCGGCAGGGGACCGGATTCTCCAACAATGCGGCTGGTGGCATCAACTACAATTACGACACCAAGAAAAAGAAGTTCAGTAGCAGCTATTATTACAACCAGACCCGGCTGGAACTGGACGCTATCCGAAATCAGACGTATTACCTCCCACAGGGCCAATATCAGATCAATGAAACGAGCAATCAGTTGAATTTCAACGGGAATCACCGGGTTAGCCTACGGTATGAGAATGAGTTGGATTCCGTCAATACGCTGGTCTTTATCAACAATAGCCGATTAGGCAATGGCAATGCTGGTCTTAACCGGATACAGGATCTGGACCGTAACAACGGCATAACGACACAGAACACGACGAGAAACAGCAGCACCCAACGGCAGGTCGGCTCCTCCAGTTCGCTGATTTACCGGCTGAAGATGAAAAAGAAAGGTCGGAGTTTTGCGGCCAGTACTACCTACGAAATCAATACCAACGACGCTAACTTAAAGCTTGATGCTACGAATCAGTTTTCGCAGCCAACCAGCGTCAATGAAACATTACGGATTATTCGACAGGATCAGGGGACCAACAGCCACCGGAGCGAGTACAAAGCCAGCCTACAGTTTGTGGAACCGTTTGCCAAGAAATTTTTCTGGGAAACATTCTACAACTTCAGCCTGCGCTACGACGAAGTTGATCGCGACGTAATTGATCGAAGCGAAAACAACAGCGATCGGGTGCGCAACGACTCATTGAGTTTGTACTACAAAAATAATTACGTCTACAACCGACTTGGCAGTAGTATCCGGTATACCAACAAGGGCCTGAACATATCGGGCGGGGTGGCGGTGCAGCGCTTCACACTAAACGGAGAATTTGCCCCCGATCAGTCGGCTACCTCGTTCAGACAAATCAATCGTGTATTCACGACGGTTATTCCGAACGTAAGTTTGAACTATGATTTGAAGAACAACCGCTATCTCTACGGAGGGTATAACGTGAGCGTACAGATTCCAACGTCCCGTGACCTGCAACCGGTGACGAACAACAGTAACCCGCTGTTTATCAACCGGGGAAATCCAAATTTGCTGCCGCAGCTGGGTCATAATATAAACATTGGCTACAACTACTTCAATCCGGGTAGTTTTATCAATCTGTATGTTGGCGTGAATGGAACTCAGTATGTCAATCAGATTGTGTACAGCCGGAACACAGATCCGCAAACACTTATTACGGAGATCATGCCCGAAAATCAGTCGGGCGGGCGTATGGTTGGTTCGTATGTAGGTTTTGGCTTCCCCCTCAAAAAGACCAAAGCAACTCTCGATCTGAACGCGAATCTGAACTTTAACACGAATCCGGCTAAAATCAATGGGATTACCAACGAAACACGCGGTCAGAACTACGGCTTCGGAACGCGGCTTAGCCTGACACCGGTCGACTGGCTGACGTTCTACGGTAATGCGAACATTGGCATTAGTAATACGCGCTATTCGATCAGTTCAGGGCAGGATCAGGTGTTTATCAATAACAACTTCGGTGGTGACCTGACCGTGAAACTGCCGCACGACTTTTACATCAACAGCACGCTCAATTATCGGGTCAGCAAGAATGACCTACTCAATTTCGATCAGCGTATTCCCATCCTGAACGCGTCGATTTATCACATTCTCGGAAAAGCCAAACGGGCCGAAATCCGGCTGTCGTCGGTCGATCTGCTCAATCGGAATATCGCCATCACGGCCAACGCCAGCCAGAACTACGCGCAGTATGAACGTATTCAGACGCTGGCCCGCTATTTCATGCTCGGCTTTACGTACAACATGCGTGGTGTTACGGCGAAAATGCGCCGGGATGGATTCTAA